In the genome of Raphanus sativus cultivar WK10039 chromosome 4, ASM80110v3, whole genome shotgun sequence, one region contains:
- the LOC108848875 gene encoding CMP-sialic acid transporter 2 — protein MKNGMAECSVCRSRSIKAIARAYDNRKIRVSSKQRALNVFLVVGDCMLVGLQPVLVYMSKVDGKFNFSPISVNFLTEIAKVMFALVMLLIQARHQKVGEKPLLSLSTFVQAARNNVLLAVPAGLYAINNYLKFTMQLYFNPATVKMLSNLKVLVIAVLLKMIMKRRFSIIQWEALALLLIGISVNQLRSLPEGATTMAVPVAMGAYICTFIFVTVPSFASVYNEYALKSQYDTSIYLQNLFLYGYGAIFNFLGILATVIYKGPGSFDILQGHSRATMFLILNNAAQGILSSFFFKYADTILKKYSSTVATIFTGIASAALFGHVLTMNFLLGISIVFISMHQFFSPLAKVKDEQQNGNIEIVNAKDGHRAKDSFINMAAGANEEASHRVESDDREPLLPR, from the exons ATGAAGAACGGGATGGCTGAGTGCAGCGTGTGTCGTTCGAGGAGTATCAAAGCTATAGCCAGGGCTTATGACAACCGCAAGATTAGAGTTTCCTCTAAACAACGAGCTCTCAATGTCTTTTTGGTGGTCGGTGACTGCATGCTTGTTGGTCTCCAG CCTGTGTTAGTGTACATGTCTAAAGTGGATGGAAAGTTCAACTTCAGTCCTATTAGCGTCAACTTTTTGACGGAAATCGCAAAGGTTATGTTTGCGCTTGTCATGCTTCTGATCCAG GCCAGGCACCAAAAAGTTGGAGAGAAGCCTCTACTATCCCTTTCCACATTTGTCCAG GCAGCTCGGAACAATGTGCTTCTCGCTGTTCCAGCAGGATTGTATGCCATTAATAACTATCTTAAGTTCACTATGCAG CTATATTTCAATCCTGCTACCGTGAAGATGCTCAGCAATCTAAAGGTTCTGGTAATTGCTGTGCTACTGAAGATGATAATGAAGCGACGGTTTTCCATCATACAG TGGGAAGCCCTTGCTCTGTTGCTGATAGGGATTAGTGTAAACCAGCTGCGTTCTCTTCCTGAAGGTGCTACTACTATGGCTGTTCCAGTTGCTATGGGTGCATACATCTGTACCTTTATCTTT GTTACTGTCCCGTCCTTTGCATCTGTCTACAACGAGTATGCTCTGAAGAGCCAGTATGACACCAGCATTTATCTCCAG AACTTATTCCTCTATGGTTATGGTGCAATATTCAATTTCCTTGGAATACTAGCAACTGTTATATACAAag GTCCTGGCAGTTTTGACATCCTACAAGGACATTCTAGAGCTACCATGTTTCTGATACTGAACAACGCAGCTCAAGGGATTCTATCCTCCTTTTTCTTCAAATATGCAG ATACAATCTTAAAGAAATATTCATCTACGGTTGCCACAATATTTACTGGCATAGCATCTGCAGCACTCTTTGGACATGTGTTAACCATGAATTTCCTTCTGGGGATTTCTATAGTTTTCATTTCAATGCATCAG TTCTTTTCACCGCTTGCAAAAGTGAAAGACGAGCAACAAAACGGAAACATAGAAATAGTTAATGCAAAGGATGGTCATAG GGCTAAAGACTCATTCATCAACATGGCAGCAGGAGCAAATGAAGAG GCTAGTCACCGTGTTGAATCAGACGACAGAGAGCCGCTTCTTCCAAGATAA
- the LOC108855926 gene encoding uncharacterized protein LOC108855926, translating to MVTFAFMNSLRTIWPLSLFTNDIKESKELLQRLSLPDTTKNFIFAIRVPEHDSTIYILSAQNLSQRSATDAESLIRELRPDAVVAQVNKSAFGEAQAEETVSGTDSIPIPTSAFRVLKQCFVDKVNKEKYESVAGILVLKEIFGTSFNGHVLAAKRVASEVGSSFMVLESPFVNIAAIEGSYEESDTGGGKVQGLANSLVPQSSGGSAVLSGSRRFLITNDVQTQMLKLLSSHITQLTPLSCVANGVSSNGYEVPPFAESIYSLLVDLRDIFDDLPSIRKALASARKMLSDVDRGEAMDTDVLSEVYLFQIAVEGLRIALNNAGRLPIKNRTEDRFENLSSEEKSYALMADLLRSQAKRFKNIVAVVDASNLAGLRKHWRTCVPQEVKDLSEHMVQDFDNEESGNDSKLKRLLSDKPVVAVGAGATAIWGASSLSKAISASPFFKIMTFKVPASLNLFLTHTHKAMTYAFTKVAYPSKVMAPGFASSGAKSTSLVKASLSAEKIRAVTHSIIASAEKTSFSAMRAAFYEIMRKRRAKPIGALPLATFGASLSTCAGLLLYGDGIECAAVSLPSAPSIAKLGRGIQNLHEASLEVRSRESNRIQNAIEALRQKLKKFRLQ from the coding sequence ATGGTGACATTTGCTTTTATGAATAGTCTCCGAACCATATGGCCCTTGTCACTATTCACCAACGACATAAAGGAATCAAAGGAGCTTCTCCAGAGACTCTCACTCCCCGACACCACAAAGAACTTCATATTCGCCATCAGAGTCCCCGAGCACGACTCCACCATCTACATCCTCTCCGCTCAGAACCTCTCTCAGAGATCCGCCACCGACGCTGAGTCTCTCATACGCGAGCTCCGCCCCGACGCCGTCGTTGCTCAGGTGAACAAATCAGCTTTCGGAGAAGCTCAAGCCGAGGAGACTGTCTCGGGAACGGACTCTATCCCGATACCGACGTCGGCTTTTAGAGTTCTCAAGCAGTGTTTTGTGGACAAGGTGAACAAAGAGAAGTACGAGAGCGTCGCGGGGATCTTGGTGCTGAAGGAGATCTTCGGGACGAGTTTTAACGGACACGTGTTGGCTGCTAAGAGGGTTGCTTCCGAGGTTGGTTCTTCCTTCATGGTGCTTGAGTCTCCTTTCGTGAACATCGCTGCTATCGAAGGGTCTTATGAGGAAAGTGATACAGGAGGAGGGAAGGTGCAGGGTTTAGCTAATAGTCTTGTACCGCAAAGCTCTGGTGGCTCTGCTGTGTTGTCAGGTTCGAGGAGGTTTCTGATCACTAACGATGTTCAGACACAGATGCTGAAGCTGTTATCTTCGCATATCACTCAGCTTACCCCGTTGAGCTGCGTCGCCAATGGAGTTTCAAGTAATGGTTACGAGGTTCCACCGTTTGCTGAATCTATTTACTCTTTGCTTGTGGATCTTCGTGACATATTTGATGATTTGCCGTCTATTAGGAAAGCTTTAGCCAGTGCTAGAAAGATGTTGTCTGATGTAGATAGAGGGGAAGCCATGGATACTGATGTTCTCTCCGAAGTTTACCTTTTCCAGATTGCGGTTGAAGGTCTTAGAATCGCTTTGAACAATGCTGGTCGGCTACCGATCAAGAACCGAACCGAAGATCGGTTTGAAAACCTCTCTTCCGAGGAGAAATCTTATGCACTTATGGCGGATCTTCTTCGTAGCCAGGCTAAGAGGTTTAAGAACATAGTAGCGGTGGTTGATGCGAGCAACCTCGCGGGTCTAAGGAAGCACTGGAGGACTTGTGTTCCTCAAGAAGTCAAAGATCTGTCTGAGCATATGGTGCAGGATTTTGATAACGAGGAGAGTGGTAATGACTCGAAGCTGAAACGGTTGTTGTCTGATAAACCTGTTGTAGCGGTTGGCGCAGGAGCAACTGCTATTTGGGGTGCTTCATCACTCTCCAAGGCTATCTCTGCTTCTCCTTTCTTCAAGATCATGACTTTCAAAGTCCCGGCTTCACTGAACCTCTTCTTGACGCATACTCACAAGGCGATGACTTATGCATTCACCAAAGTGGCGTATCCTTCTAAAGTGATGGCTCCTGGCTTTGCTAGCTCTGGAGCCAAATCAACTTCTCTGGTGAAAGCTTCTCTATCAGCTGAGAAGATCAGAGCGGTGACGCATAGTATTATAGCTTCAGCTGAGAAGACGAGCTTCTCTGCCATGAGGGCTGCGTTCTATGAGATAATGCGGAAAAGAAGAGCAAAACCTATCGGTGCCTTGCCGTTGGCAACGTTTGGAGCCAGTCTTTCGACTTGTGCAGGACTGCTTCTGTATGGAGATGGGATAGAATGTGCAGCTGTGTCTCTTCCTTCAGCTCCTTCGATTGCGAAATTGGGTCGAGGGATTCAAAACTTGCATGAGGCGTCACTAGAAGTGAGAAGTAGAGAAAGCAACAGGATACAGAATGCAATCGAGGCTCTTAGGCAAAAGCTGAAGAAGTTCAGACTTCAATGA